In Cellulomonas sp. Y8, the genomic stretch GCTCGGCGTGCTGCAGGAGTACGCCGCCCGCGGCGTGCCGGTGCTGTTCTCCTCGCACCAGCTCGACGTGGTCGAGCGGCTGTGCGACGACGTGGTCGTCATCGCCGGCGGGAAGATCCGCGCGGCGGGCGAGAAGGAGGCGCTGCGCGCCCAGCACGCCGCGCCCCGCTACGAGATCGCCTCCGGCGGCGACATGGGGTGGCTGCGCACCGAGCCGGGCGTCCGGGTCGTGGAGTTCGACGGCGGCTACGCCCTCTTCGAGTCCGACGAGACCACCGCCCAGCGGGTCCTGCGCGCCGCGCTCGACGCCGCCCCCGTGCAGCAGTTCGCCCCGGTCCGCCCGCGGCTCGCGGAGATCTTCCGCGACATCGTCCGCGACGAGGAGCGCCACGACGACGCGCCCACCACCACGAAGACCAAGGAGACCGTGCGATGAGCCGCCGCACCCCGATGATGTCGAACGCGCCGTCGTCCGGCCCCGCGCCGGCCGGCCGGCCCGCCACCCCGAACACGGTGCAGGCGACGCTCATGGTCGCCGAGCGCGAGATCACGACGCAGGTCCGCAGCAAGTCCTTCCTCATCTCGACCGCGGTCCTGCTCGTCCTCGTCCTGGGCGGGATCATCCTCACCTCGGTGCTGGGCGACCGGCTCGGCGGCGGGGACACCAAGGTCGCCGTCGTGCCCGAGACCGCCGCGGTGATCGAGGGCGTCGACGGGCTCGAGGCGGTCGACGCCGCCGACCCCGAGGCCGCCCGCGCCCTGGTCGAGTCCGAGGAGGTCTCCGCCGCGGTCCTGCCCGACGACGACGCGGACAACCTGCTGGGCGTCGTCGTGGTCGGCCTCGACTCCGCGCCGGACGGCGTGATCAGCGCGCTGGCCGTGACCCCGCCGGTCGAGCTGCTGGACGAGTCGGGCACCTCCGACGGCCTGCGCTACATCGTGTCCTTCATCTTCGGCATCGCGTTCTTCATGGCCGCCATGACGTTCGGCAGCACGATCGCGCAGAACACCGTCCAGGAGAAGCAGTCCCGGATCGTCGAGCTCCTGCTCTCGACCGTGCCGCCGCGGGCCCTGCTCGGCGGCAAGATCCTCGGCAACACGGTGCTCGCCGTCGGCCAGATCGCCGCGATCGCCGCGGTGGCCGTCATCGGCCTGGTGGTCACCGGCCAGGACGACCTGCTGGGGATGATCGGCGCGCCGGTCGCCTGGTTCGTGCTGTTCTTCCTGGTCGGGTTCGTGCTGCTGGCCGCGCTGTTCGCGTCCGCCGCCTCGCTCGTCTCCCGCGTCGAGGACACCGGCCCGGTGCTCACCCCGGTGATGATGCTCGTGATGATCCCGTACTTCGGCGTCATCTTCTTCAACGACAACGACCTGGTGCTGACGATCATGTCGTACGTGCCGTTCAGCGCCCCGGTCGGGATGCCGGTGCGGCTGTTCCTCGGCGAGGCCTCCTGGTGGGAGCCGCTGGTGTCGCTCGTGATCCTCGCCGGGACCGCGGTCCTGGTGACCGGCATCGGCGCCCGGATCTACTCCCGCTCGGTGCTGCGCACCGGCCGCCGGGTCAAGCTCTCGGAGGCCCTGACGAAGGCCGCCTGACACCCGCTCGGTCGACGACGCGCGCGGCACCCGCAGGGGGTGCCGCGCGCGTCGTCGCGTCTGCGCGCGCGCCCCGCGGTGCGTGCGCGTCGTGCGGGCGTCAGGGGGTGTCGAACGGGGCGACCAGGGTGCGGAGCAGGTCCGCCAGGCGGTCGCGTTCGGGGGCCGGGAGCGAGGAGAGGAGGTCGCGCTCGATCTCCAGGAGCGTCGACATCGCGGCGTCGACCCGGGTCCGGCCCTCGTCGGTCAGGCTCACCAGCACGCCGCGGCGGTCGTCGGGGGACGGCAGCCGCTCCACGAGCGCGCGGGACGCGAGCCGGTCGATGCGGTTGGTCATGGTCCCGCTGGTCACCAGCGTCTGGGTCAGCAGGGCGCCCGGCGACATCCGGTACGGCGCGCCGGCGCGGCGCAGCGCGGACAGCACGTCGAACTCCCACGGCTCCAGGCCGTGCCGGGCGAATGCCTGCCGGCGCGCGAGGTCCAGGTGCCGGGACAGCCGGGTGACCCGGGACAGCACCGACAGCGGCGCGACGTCGAGGTCCGGACGCTCGCGGGCCCAGGCCTCGACGATCCGGTCGACCTCGTCCCGGGCCCCGGACGCGTCCGCGTGCACGGGGGACTCGGCTGCCGACATGCGGGCGAGGGTACTCGACGCGCGCCCGGGACCTCGGGCTCTGGCGGCGACGTGCCGCGGCGCGGTGGACTGCTGCGCGTGGGGTCCGACGACCGTGCGGCCCCGCGGCGGAGGTGGCGCGTGCGGTTGTTCCTGGCGGCGGCAGGCTTGCTGACGCCGGTCGTGATGATGGCCGCGCACCCGCTGCTCCTCGCGGCGGGGCGCCACGGACCGAACGCCTGGTTCGGGTACCGCACGCCACGGTCGCGCCGCACCGAGCACGGGTGGCGGTGCGCGCAGGAGCTGTGCGCTCGCGTCTGGCTGCGGGTCGGCGCGGTCGCGGTCGTCGTCGGCGTCGGGACGTTCGTCGGGCTGGCGGTCGCCGGCGCACCCCGGCCGCTGTGGGAGGCGGCGAGCGTCGCGTTCGCCCTCGGTCCGCTGCTCGCCTCGTCGGCGTGGTGCGTCGTCGTCGTGGAGCGGCGGCTCGCGGCGGTGGAGCGGCAGCAGACCGGGTGAGCGATCGGCCGGTCAGGCGTCGGTCGGTGCGGCCGGGTCCGCCCCCGGCTCGTCGCCCGGCCTCGGGCGGGGCTTCGCGGCGCGCTTCCTCGGCTCCGGGGCGGTCGTCAGCTGGGGTCGGCGCTCCAGGCCGGAGAGCCCGTTCCAGGCGAGGTTCACGAGCGCCGCGGCCACGTCGGCCTTCTTCGGGCTGCGGGCGTCGAGCCAGTACTGCCCGGTCAGCGCGACCATGCCGACCAGCATCTGCGCGTAGATGGGGGCCGTCCGCGGGTCGAGGTGCCGCCGCCGGAACTCGTTCGCCAGCAGGTGCTCGACCTGGGTCGCCACGTCGCCGATCAGGCTGGAGAACGTCCCCGTCGCCTGCGCGACCGGGGAGTCGCGCACCAGGATCCGGAACCCGTCCTCGGACTCCTCGATGTAGCCGAGCAGCGCGAGCGCGGACCTCTCGACCAGCACCTTCGGGTGGCCGCCGCCGTCGAGCGCGCCGGTGAGCGCGCTCGTGAGCGCCTGGATCTCCCGGTCGATGACGACGGCGTAGATGCCCTCCTTGCCGCCGAAGTGCTCGTAGACGACGGGCTTGGACACCTCGGCGCGGGCGGCGATCTCCTCGACCGACGTGCCCTCGAAGCCCTTCTCGGCGAACAGCCGGCGGCTCACGTCGAGCAGCTGAGCACGCCGCTGGGTCGCGGTCATGCGGGCGCGCGTCGTCCGTGGCGTGCGGCGGGGCTCGGCGGTCATCGGGCCATCCTCGCAGGCGCGGCGCCGGGCCGGGCCGGTGACGCGTCCCGCGGGCGGGCCCGGGGCTGGCAGACTGGCGGCCGACGCGGGGGACCCGGCACGCCCGGCCCGCCCGCGGTCCGCCCTGGTGTAACGGCAGCACGCAGGCCTTTGGAGCCTTGAGGTCCGGGTTCGAATCCTGGGGGCGGAGCCGCCGTGCGACGATGCCCGACGTGCCCGTGACGCCTCCCCCCGCCGCCGCCCCCGCCGGGACGGCCCTCCGGCGCGGGGACCTCGTGGCGGCGGCCGTGGTGCTCGTCCTCGGCGTCGCCGGGCTGCTCGCGCTCCCGGCGCTCGCCGCGATGGAGCCGGCCGAGCCGGTGGACCTGCCGCCGGTCGGCGCGCCC encodes the following:
- a CDS encoding ABC transporter permease; this translates as MSRRTPMMSNAPSSGPAPAGRPATPNTVQATLMVAEREITTQVRSKSFLISTAVLLVLVLGGIILTSVLGDRLGGGDTKVAVVPETAAVIEGVDGLEAVDAADPEAARALVESEEVSAAVLPDDDADNLLGVVVVGLDSAPDGVISALAVTPPVELLDESGTSDGLRYIVSFIFGIAFFMAAMTFGSTIAQNTVQEKQSRIVELLLSTVPPRALLGGKILGNTVLAVGQIAAIAAVAVIGLVVTGQDDLLGMIGAPVAWFVLFFLVGFVLLAALFASAASLVSRVEDTGPVLTPVMMLVMIPYFGVIFFNDNDLVLTIMSYVPFSAPVGMPVRLFLGEASWWEPLVSLVILAGTAVLVTGIGARIYSRSVLRTGRRVKLSEALTKAA
- a CDS encoding MarR family winged helix-turn-helix transcriptional regulator, yielding MSAAESPVHADASGARDEVDRIVEAWARERPDLDVAPLSVLSRVTRLSRHLDLARRQAFARHGLEPWEFDVLSALRRAGAPYRMSPGALLTQTLVTSGTMTNRIDRLASRALVERLPSPDDRRGVLVSLTDEGRTRVDAAMSTLLEIERDLLSSLPAPERDRLADLLRTLVAPFDTP
- a CDS encoding SdpI family protein, with amino-acid sequence MRLFLAAAGLLTPVVMMAAHPLLLAAGRHGPNAWFGYRTPRSRRTEHGWRCAQELCARVWLRVGAVAVVVGVGTFVGLAVAGAPRPLWEAASVAFALGPLLASSAWCVVVVERRLAAVERQQTG
- a CDS encoding TetR/AcrR family transcriptional regulator, which translates into the protein MTATQRRAQLLDVSRRLFAEKGFEGTSVEEIAARAEVSKPVVYEHFGGKEGIYAVVIDREIQALTSALTGALDGGGHPKVLVERSALALLGYIEESEDGFRILVRDSPVAQATGTFSSLIGDVATQVEHLLANEFRRRHLDPRTAPIYAQMLVGMVALTGQYWLDARSPKKADVAAALVNLAWNGLSGLERRPQLTTAPEPRKRAAKPRPRPGDEPGADPAAPTDA